The DNA window GCGCAGCCGGAGCGCGAGATCAGGTACGGCCGCTTCTGCGGCGCGAAACGCTGCTGGGCCTCCATCGAGGCGCGCATCATCAGCAGCGGCATCACCGGGCGAATGTGCTTGATGGCGATCGGCCGCCCGAAGCCATGGCAGCGCGCTTCGCCGTCCCACACTTCGTACTCGTTGTTGTCGTTCCAGGTCGAGTCAATGCCCATCTCCAGCAGCTGCTGCGTGACGCCCTGCTGCCACCAGCGCACCGCCGCCGGGTTGGTGAAGTCGAGGTGCGATCCTTCGTCATCCCAGAAGCTGGAGCGCTCGGGCGCGTCGCTTTGCGAGTCGCGGATAAACAGCCCCTGCGCCGCCACCTCCCGGTACTGCGGGTGATCCTGCAGCAGGCACGGTTTGATGTTGGCCGCCAGCCTGAGGCCGGCGTCGTGAAACGCCTGGCTGAGCAGCTTGGGCTGCGGCACCTTGTCGTAGTTCCAGTTGAACACGTAGCGCTTGTGGTTAATCGAGGTGTAGCCGGACGACAGCTGGAAGGAGTCGCAGGGAATGGCGTGTTGACGGCACAGCGCGATGAACTGCTGCAGCTGTTGCTGGGCGTCCGGCGCGTCGGTGTAGTGCATGGTCGAGCCGCTGTAGCCCAGGCTCCACTTCGGCCCGAAGTGGGTGCGGCCGGTCAGGCGCACGAAGGCCTTGGTGACGTCCAGTACCTGCGGCCCGAGGAACAGGTAGTAATCCAGATCGCCCGCTTCGGCCTGATAGCGACGATAGGCCGCGTGGTAGTTGTCGATCTCGTTGCCCAGATCCAGCCAGCAGCTGCTCAGGTTATCGTAGAACAGGCCGAAGCTCGCCTCCGGCCCGCGGGTGATGGTGAACGGAATGTGTTTGTACAGCGGATCGGTGCTGGCGGCGTTGTAACCCATGGCGTCCAGGTTGCGCATCTCGAAGCGGCGGCCGGTGCGCTCCAGATCGCCGGCTTTCTCCCCCAGGCCGTAATAGCGCTCATCGGCGAAACGCCGCTGGTAGTGCGCCACACCGTCGCCGTGCGCATTGAGCAGGTAGGCGCTGGTCGGCCGATCCGCCGCCAGCGGCCGCCATTCGCCGGCGGCGTTGCAATACTCCCAGGCCAGCCACAGCGGCTGATGCACCGTCACGCGCAGCAGCGGCGTGCTGACCACCAGCCGATCGCCTGCCTGGCGCAGCTGATAGCCCGGCAGGCTGAAACCGGCGACGCTGAGCCGTTCGCGCCCCTCCCAGGGCACATCCTCCTGCGGCGCGATGCTCCAGGTGCGATCCAGCGCCAGCTCACCGTCGCGTTTGATCAGCACGCGGAACAGATCTTTTTCCAGCACGTACAGACAGAAGCGGTGGCGTTCATCGACCAGCAGCTCAATATGCTCGGCATGCTGCGCCACCAACGTCCAGTTTTTCAACGTTTTCATAAGTATTCCACTTAGCTGTGTGAAGGGGTTTTGTTACCGCCGCGCTCGGCGATCAGGGCAATCAGGAACACAGCGCCGATCAGATCGAAGAAGCCCATGGCGATGAACAGCGGGTTGAAGCCGATGGTGTCGGACACCGCGCCGATCAGCAGCGTGAACAGGAAGCTGGCGATCCAGGCGCTGGAGCCGCGCATGCCGTTGACCGTCGCCATCTGGTTTTTATCGAACGACTCCACCACCAGTGCGCTGAGCATGCAGGAGATCACCTGATGGCCGAAGCCGCCGATCGAGATCAGCGCGATCGCCACATAGGGATCCTGGGTGATCGCCACGAACGCCAGCGACACCATCAGGAAGGCGCCGGTCACCGAGCTGGCGACCACCGAGTTGACGCGGCTGCAGCCGAACCACTTGCGGTACAGGGTGGTGAGATAACCGCTGGCGACGCTGCCGATGTCCGCCGCCAGGAACGGCAGCCAGGCGAACATCGCGATCTGTTTCAGATCCATGCCGCGTTCGGTAGCCAGGTACAGCGGCACCCAGAAGCTGAACACCGCCCAGGCCGGCTCGGCGAGAAAGGCCGGGATGGCGATGCCGTAGAATTTCTTGTTCTTGCACAGGCTGGCCAACGAGGTGAGGAACGGCAGCTTCGGCAGCACCGGTTCGTTGTCTTCCCGGATCAGATCCAGCTCTTGCTGGCTGAGGTTCGGGTGCTGCTGCGGCGAGTGGTAGAACAGCCACCACAGCACCACCCAGATCAGCGCCAGCCCGCCGGAGAACAGGAACGCCCCCTGCCAGCCGAAGGAGACATGAGCGATGACGATGATCGGCGGCGCCAGCATGGCGCCGATGGAGAAGCCGACGCCCGCCCAGCCGGCGGCGATCGGCCGCTCCTTCTTCGGGAACCAGTCGGAGATCGCCTTGGCGTTGGCCGGGGTGGCCGCCGCCTCCGCGCCGCCCATGAAGAAACGCAGAATGGCCAGTTGCAGCCAGCTGCCGGCGCCGGCGTGCAGCATGCATACCACCGCCCAAATGCCGGCGCAGATCAAAAAGCCCATCTTCAGGCCGATCACGTCGATCAGCCAGCCGCAGATCGGCTGAAACACCGTGTAGGCCAGCTGGAACGAGGCCACCACCCAGGCGTATTGCTCGGTGCTCATGTTCAGACTGGTTTTCAGCTCCGGCGCCAGAATGCCCAGCGAGTTGCGGGTGATGTAGTTGACCGTGACGCCCAGCAAGAACAGCGCCAGCATCCACCAGCGCAGCGATTTGAACTTGCGCCGGCCGCTCTGCACGACCGCCTGATTGATCTCCACACTCATCGATTCTCTCCCCGCGGCCGCCGGTTACGACGACGCGCGTTTCGGTAGGTACGTTGCGCTATCAAAAAAGGAGCGGTGAAAACGGGTCGGCGCCGTATCGTCGGCCGACGGACAGTCACAACCCCATGATTTATTTTTTGTTTTCTTTTTTGCACACCGTTAAAATTGGACTGACAGGTCGCCAAAATTGGTGTACCAATGCAGACTACTCAGCGATAGCGCACAGCGAAACGGGGTTTTTTGCAAAGATTTTCACAGGCGGGTGAAAAAATAGTCATAATGGCCGGCAAAGCCGGTCAAGATGCTGAAAAGCCGCAGTGAAAATATTCTCACGGATGAATTTGAAGGAGATCACAAAATGAACGGAAAGCTGAAAATCCAGGAGATCGCCCGCCAAACCGGGCTGTCGATCAGCACCGTTTCCCGCGTGCTGGCGGGCAAGGCCAACACCAGCGCCGAGGCGCGCCGCAAGGTGCTGGACTGTGCGCAGCAAAACGGCATTCTGCAGGGCATTTCCAGCGGCCGGCTGATGCTGAACAACGTGATGGTGTTCGCGCCGCAGCGCGCGTTCGACGTGCGCACCGATATCTTCTATTACAAGGTCATTCAGGGCATCGCCGCCGCGCTGATGCAGCACGAGGTGCGCATCCGCTACTGCGGGCTGGAAGAGCAGCACAGCGACGGCGCGCTGTTTCTGGAAAAGATGAGCGATCCGCATACCGAAGCGGCGCTGCTCATCGGCATCGACGACGAGCATATCCACACTCTGGCCGCCGACCTGCACAAGCCGTGCGTGTTGATTAACTGCAGCGATCGGCAGATGCGGCTGGACAGCGTTTCGCCGGATCATCAGCTGATCGGCGACTACTCCGCCAGCTACCTGTTCCAACAGGGGCACAGCCACATCCTCAATCTGCAGTGCCTGCGCCGCCACACCATGGAGCTGCGGCTGGCGGGCATCCGCCAGGCCTACGATCGGCATCACCTGCCGTTCGACGATGGCCGCCATCTGGTGACCACCTCCGGCTTCGGCAGCGAAGAGGCCGAGCAGGCGCTGACCACCTATCTGAACCGCGCCCCGCTGCCGACGGCGATCCTGGCCGGCGGCGACTACATGGCGGTCGGGGCGGTCAAGGCGCTCAATAAACTGGGGCTGAGCGTGCCGGGCGACGTCTCGGTGATGAGCACCGACGGCTTCAACCTGGCGGAAATCCACGACGTGCCGCTGACCTCGGTGCAGGTGCCGCGCGATGAGCTGGGCTACGAGGCGATCCAGCTGCTGCAGCGGCGCATGCTGCGCCCCGACGCGCCGCCGTGCAATCTGCTGCTGCACGGCCGGCTGGCGGTGCGCGCCTCAGTGCGGCGCGTCAGCCCGCACAAGAGCGCGCCGGCGGTGAGCACGCATAACCACAGGCTTTATGACGAGTAGACTACACTTAGGCTCAGTGCATTCATTCGATGAGGTAAAATTTTTGCCTAAGGAGAGCCACTATGTCAGCCCAGCGCATGCGTTCCGTCATTCCTCCCTACATGCTGCGCCGCATCATTGAACACGGCAACGCCCCGCAGCGCGACTGCGCGCTGCACACCCTGAACCACGTGCAAAGCCTGCTCGGCAACAAGCCGCTGCGTTCACCAACCGAAAAGAACGCCAGAGCCGGTGAAGCGATCCGCGATATCTACGACGCCCAAAACGGCACCCAACTGCCCGGCAAACAGGTGCGCAAAGAGGGGCAACCCAGCAACCACGACGTGGCGGTGGACGAAGCCTACGACTACCTCGGCGTCACCTACGATTTCTTCTGGCAGGCCTACCGCCGCAATTCGCTGGACAATAAAGGGCTGCCGCTGACCGGCAGCGTGCACTACGGCAAGGAGTACCAGAACGCCTTCTGGAACGGCCAGCAGATGGTGTTCGGCGACGGCGACGGCGAGATCTTCAACCGTTTCACCATCGCCATCGACGTAGTCGGCCACGAGCTGGCGCACGGGGTGACCGAGAGCGAAGCCGGGCTGATCTACTACCAACAATCCGGGGCGCTCAACGAATCGCTGTCCGACGTGTTCGGCTCGCTGGTCAAGCAGTTCCATCTGCAGCAAACCGCCGATAAAGCCGACTGGCTGATCGGTGCCGGGCTGCTCGCCAAGGGCATCAAAGGCAAAGGGCTGCGTTCGATGTCGGCGCCCGGCACTGCCTACGACGACCCGCTGCTGGGCAAGGACCCGCAGCCCGCCAGCATGCAGGATTATATTCAGACCAAGGAAGACAATGGCGGCGTGCACCTCAACTCCGGCATTCCCAATCGCGCCTTCTACCTGGCGGCAACCGCCCTGGGCGGCTTCGCCTGGGAGAAAGCCGGCTACGTTTGGTATGACACGGTGTGCGACAAAGCGCTGCCGCAAAACGCCGACTTCGCCACCTTTGCCCGCGCCACGGTGAAACATGCGCAAGCGCGTTTCGATCAGAGCGTGGCGGACAAGGTGCAGCAAGCCTGGCATCAGGTGGGGGTGGAATAATGAAACCGCTGCCGACGCTCAATCAGGATACGGTCATTGAGCTGGCGCGCGAGGGAGGCTTCGCCTACATTCCCAAACTGGCGGGCCAGCGCCGCATCGCGCTGGCCGATATCACGCCGGAGCAGCGGCAGCGTCTGAATCAGTTGCTGAACCAGACACTGCCCTATGCGCAGGAAGAAGGCCAACCCGCCTCCCCCGGCTGCGGCGACCAGCGCTACTACCGCGTGCAGATCAACTACACCAGCCCCACCCTGAGCAGCGAGATCGTGCTGCTAATCCCGGAGAGCAGCGCGCCGCAGGCGCTGGTGGATCTGTGGAAAACCGGCCAGGTGGATGAGTGAGGGCTTACAGCGGCTGATAACTGAAATTCACCCGCTTTTTGGAGATCAGCCCGTGCCCGTTCTGGCACAGGTAATCCACCGCCCCGCAGGCTTTCAATTCTTGCAGCGGCTGCCCGCATTCCGGGCAGCTCGCCAGCTGCCGATAATCGCGCTGACAGGCTTCACAATGGTAGTGACCCGCTACCCAATTCATGATCTGACGGCATTGCGGACAGTGCGCTTCCATAACGACTCCCAAATTAAATCGCGCCCCATGAGCGCAGGAAATAGATCCCCAACGCGGTGGTGAAGAACGAACCGACGGTGGTGATGGCGATAATATTGGCCGCCAGCGTGGCGTTGCCGCCCATGGCGCGCGTCATCACATAGCTGCCTGAGGCGGTCGGCGTGGCGGAAAACAGGAAAATAATCCCCAGCGCCGCGCCCTGAAATCCGCACAGCCAGCCGGCCAGCGTCATCAGGAACGGCACCAGAAACAGCTTCGCCGCCGACGACAGCGCCGCCACGTTGGACGAGCGGAACATGGCGCGAAAATCCAGGCTGGCACCGGTGCACAGCAGCGCCAGCGGCAGCGACAGCGCGGAGATATAGCTGCCGGTTTGGCGAATCACGGCCGGGATGCCCAGCCCGGTTTGCGCATACGCCAACCCGCACACCAGGCCGATGATCAGCGGGTTGGTGACGATGCTGCGCAGCAGCGACAGGTGGCTGATTTTCTTGCCCTGTCCGCCCTGCAAGCTGCGCGTGAGGGTGATGACCGACAGCACGTTGAACAGGATCACCGTCACCGTCAGGTACAGCGAGGCGAGCGCAATGCCTTCGCTGCCATAGGCGGTCATGGCGTAGGCCAGGCCGACGATGGCGGTGTTGGCGCGAAAACCGCCCTGCACGAATACCCCGCGCTCACGCGGCTCTTTCACCAGCCACCTGGCCGCCAGCTCCAAGAGCAGGAAGGTCGCCAGCGTGCCGACTGCGCCGAACAGCACCAGCGGCAGGTTACCGAGCAGCTGCGGGTGGTTGGTGGCGATGCTGAAAAACAGCAGGCACGGCAGCGCCAGATTGAACACCAGGCGGGTCGCGCCGTCGACGAAGCGATCATCCATCAGGCGCCAATGGCGCAGCAGGATCCCCAGCAGCATCATTAACAGATTCGGCACGGTGACGTTGAACGCAAAACTCCAGGTTTCCCAGGACATGGTGTTCCTTCAGGCAGGCGAGGTAATCTTCAGATAATAAAACGATTTCGGGCCAATAAAAAAGGGGCGCGGCATCACTGCCGCGCCCCTCATGAGCAATTACTTGCTCTTTTTCAGGTGGCTCATCAGGCGCTTGCGCTTGCGCATCTGGGTCGGCGTCAGCAGGTTGCGTTTGCCGGCGAACGGGTTGTCACCCTCTTTGAACTGGATGCGGATCGGCGTCCCCATCACGTTCAGCGAGCGGCGGAAGTAGTTCATCAGATAGCGCTTGTAGGAATCGGCCAGATCGCTGACCTGGTTGCCGTGGATCACCACGATCGGCGGGTTGTAACCGCCGGCGTGGGCGTATTTCAGCTTCACACGGCGGCCGCGCACCAACGGCGGCTGATGATCGTCAACCGCCATCTGCATGATTTTGGTCAGCATCGAGGTGTTTACGCGACGGGTTGCGCACTCGTAGGCTTCCTGTACCGATTCGAACAGGTTGCCGACGCCGCTGCCGTGCAGCGCGGAAATGAAGTGCACGCGCGCGAAGTCGACGAAGCCCAGACGCAGATCGAGCATCTCTTTCACGTGCTCGCGATCTTCTTCGCTCATGCCGTCCCACTTGTTGACCGCAATCACCAGTGAGCGCCCACTATTGAGGATAAAGCCGAGCAGCGAGAGATCCTGATCGGAAATGCCTTCACGCGCGTCGATCACCAGCAGCACCACGTTGGCGTCTTCAATCGCCTGCAGGGTCTTGATCACCGAGAATTTCTCGACGGTTTCCGTCACCTTGCCGCGTTTACGCACCCCGGCGGTGTCGATCAGCACGTATTCACGTTCGTCGCGCACCATCGGAATATAGATGCTGTCGCGGGTGGTGCCCGGCATGTCGTACACCACCACGCGCTCCTCGCCGAGGATGCGGTTAGTGAGCGTAGACTTACCTACGTTCGGGCGGCCGACGATCGCCAGCTTGATCGGCAGATCCTGCGGATTGAACTCTTCTTCCGGCTCTTCGTCTTCTTCGCCTTCCAGCGTTTCACCGTTTTGCTCGGCCCAGTAAGCGGCGTTGGCCTCTTCCTCGGTCAGCTCGACGTCTTCCGGTTTTTCCGGCACGAACGGCACCAGCACGTGTTCGATCAGCTGGGTCACGCCGCGGCCGTGAGAAGCGGCGATAGCGAACACTTCACCCAGGCCGAGCGAATAGAAATCAGCGGTGGCGGTGTCCGGATCCAGACCGTCGGTTTTGTTGGCTACCAGGAAGGTCGCCTTCTGGCGGCTGCGCAGGTGCTGGGCAATGCCCTGATCCGCCGGCATCAGGCCGGCGCGGGCGTCGACCATGAACAGCACGATGTCCGCTTCTTCGATCGCCAGCAGCGACTGACCGGCCATGCGCGTTTCTACGCCGTCTTCGGTGCCGTCGATACCGCCGGTATCGACGATGATGAATTCATTGCCTTCGATTTCAGCACGACCATACTTGCGGTCACGCGTCAGCCCCGGGAAATCCGCCACCAGCGCATCGCGCGTATGGGTTAAACGGTTGAACAAGGTGGATTTACCCACATTCGGGCGCCCGACCAGCGCGACGACAGGTATCATTGTTGAAGCCTCATTACTTAATAATCAATGCGTTACTGCACTGTGGATAGACACCAGCGGTGCAGCTTATAAAATACGAAACGGCCCCTGAACACTCAGGAGCCGTTTTCCCCTTCATCTTTCGCGCCACAGCGGCGTTGTCTGCACACCTTCGCCCCGGTCACTCAGTTCACTAAGCTCCCGAGGACTCATGCGCTTGCCGCCTGGCTGCAACCCGAAAGCTTTCGGGTGCAAGAAGGGTCACGACGAGCGGCGTTAGCGGGTGAAAGCGTAAACTTTCCCGCCGCGAGCCTGGATGACCAGCTTGTCGCTGGCCACCATCGGCGCAGACAGGAAGCCGGAGCTGTCCACTTCCTGCTGGGCGACAAAAC is part of the Serratia surfactantfaciens genome and encodes:
- a CDS encoding TIM-barrel domain-containing protein yields the protein MKTLKNWTLVAQHAEHIELLVDERHRFCLYVLEKDLFRVLIKRDGELALDRTWSIAPQEDVPWEGRERLSVAGFSLPGYQLRQAGDRLVVSTPLLRVTVHQPLWLAWEYCNAAGEWRPLAADRPTSAYLLNAHGDGVAHYQRRFADERYYGLGEKAGDLERTGRRFEMRNLDAMGYNAASTDPLYKHIPFTITRGPEASFGLFYDNLSSCWLDLGNEIDNYHAAYRRYQAEAGDLDYYLFLGPQVLDVTKAFVRLTGRTHFGPKWSLGYSGSTMHYTDAPDAQQQLQQFIALCRQHAIPCDSFQLSSGYTSINHKRYVFNWNYDKVPQPKLLSQAFHDAGLRLAANIKPCLLQDHPQYREVAAQGLFIRDSQSDAPERSSFWDDEGSHLDFTNPAAVRWWQQGVTQQLLEMGIDSTWNDNNEYEVWDGEARCHGFGRPIAIKHIRPVMPLLMMRASMEAQQRFAPQKRPYLISRSGCAGMQRYVQTWSGDNRTSWQTLRYNIRMGLGMSLSGLYNLGHDVGGFSGDKPDAELLVRWVQNGVMHPRFTIHSWNDDATVNEPWMYPSATPAVREAINLRYRLLPYFYTLLWQACADDEPMLRPTFLDHEQDARTFGENDDFLIGRDLLVASVVEPGQRRRSVYLPDNGEGWYCFYSCQWFGGGQTVTLAAPLERLPLLVRAGAALPLSQRLAHVDVAADDRRELRLFPLKGCGVSSGLLFEDDGESEGWRQGDALWLRWEMRCDNQRIMLDIATEGRFRPAWRTLTLSLPEGETRALWVNGEPGERFTLE
- a CDS encoding MFS transporter gives rise to the protein MSVEINQAVVQSGRRKFKSLRWWMLALFLLGVTVNYITRNSLGILAPELKTSLNMSTEQYAWVVASFQLAYTVFQPICGWLIDVIGLKMGFLICAGIWAVVCMLHAGAGSWLQLAILRFFMGGAEAAATPANAKAISDWFPKKERPIAAGWAGVGFSIGAMLAPPIIVIAHVSFGWQGAFLFSGGLALIWVVLWWLFYHSPQQHPNLSQQELDLIREDNEPVLPKLPFLTSLASLCKNKKFYGIAIPAFLAEPAWAVFSFWVPLYLATERGMDLKQIAMFAWLPFLAADIGSVASGYLTTLYRKWFGCSRVNSVVASSVTGAFLMVSLAFVAITQDPYVAIALISIGGFGHQVISCMLSALVVESFDKNQMATVNGMRGSSAWIASFLFTLLIGAVSDTIGFNPLFIAMGFFDLIGAVFLIALIAERGGNKTPSHS
- a CDS encoding LacI family DNA-binding transcriptional regulator, whose translation is MNGKLKIQEIARQTGLSISTVSRVLAGKANTSAEARRKVLDCAQQNGILQGISSGRLMLNNVMVFAPQRAFDVRTDIFYYKVIQGIAAALMQHEVRIRYCGLEEQHSDGALFLEKMSDPHTEAALLIGIDDEHIHTLAADLHKPCVLINCSDRQMRLDSVSPDHQLIGDYSASYLFQQGHSHILNLQCLRRHTMELRLAGIRQAYDRHHLPFDDGRHLVTTSGFGSEEAEQALTTYLNRAPLPTAILAGGDYMAVGAVKALNKLGLSVPGDVSVMSTDGFNLAEIHDVPLTSVQVPRDELGYEAIQLLQRRMLRPDAPPCNLLLHGRLAVRASVRRVSPHKSAPAVSTHNHRLYDE
- a CDS encoding M4 family metallopeptidase produces the protein MSAQRMRSVIPPYMLRRIIEHGNAPQRDCALHTLNHVQSLLGNKPLRSPTEKNARAGEAIRDIYDAQNGTQLPGKQVRKEGQPSNHDVAVDEAYDYLGVTYDFFWQAYRRNSLDNKGLPLTGSVHYGKEYQNAFWNGQQMVFGDGDGEIFNRFTIAIDVVGHELAHGVTESEAGLIYYQQSGALNESLSDVFGSLVKQFHLQQTADKADWLIGAGLLAKGIKGKGLRSMSAPGTAYDDPLLGKDPQPASMQDYIQTKEDNGGVHLNSGIPNRAFYLAATALGGFAWEKAGYVWYDTVCDKALPQNADFATFARATVKHAQARFDQSVADKVQQAWHQVGVE
- a CDS encoding protealysin inhibitor emfourin, with translation MKPLPTLNQDTVIELAREGGFAYIPKLAGQRRIALADITPEQRQRLNQLLNQTLPYAQEEGQPASPGCGDQRYYRVQINYTSPTLSSEIVLLIPESSAPQALVDLWKTGQVDE
- a CDS encoding zinc ribbon domain-containing protein, producing the protein MEAHCPQCRQIMNWVAGHYHCEACQRDYRQLASCPECGQPLQELKACGAVDYLCQNGHGLISKKRVNFSYQPL
- a CDS encoding AEC family transporter, whose product is MSWETWSFAFNVTVPNLLMMLLGILLRHWRLMDDRFVDGATRLVFNLALPCLLFFSIATNHPQLLGNLPLVLFGAVGTLATFLLLELAARWLVKEPRERGVFVQGGFRANTAIVGLAYAMTAYGSEGIALASLYLTVTVILFNVLSVITLTRSLQGGQGKKISHLSLLRSIVTNPLIIGLVCGLAYAQTGLGIPAVIRQTGSYISALSLPLALLCTGASLDFRAMFRSSNVAALSSAAKLFLVPFLMTLAGWLCGFQGAALGIIFLFSATPTASGSYVMTRAMGGNATLAANIIAITTVGSFFTTALGIYFLRSWGAI
- the der gene encoding ribosome biogenesis GTPase Der produces the protein MIPVVALVGRPNVGKSTLFNRLTHTRDALVADFPGLTRDRKYGRAEIEGNEFIIVDTGGIDGTEDGVETRMAGQSLLAIEEADIVLFMVDARAGLMPADQGIAQHLRSRQKATFLVANKTDGLDPDTATADFYSLGLGEVFAIAASHGRGVTQLIEHVLVPFVPEKPEDVELTEEEANAAYWAEQNGETLEGEEDEEPEEEFNPQDLPIKLAIVGRPNVGKSTLTNRILGEERVVVYDMPGTTRDSIYIPMVRDEREYVLIDTAGVRKRGKVTETVEKFSVIKTLQAIEDANVVLLVIDAREGISDQDLSLLGFILNSGRSLVIAVNKWDGMSEEDREHVKEMLDLRLGFVDFARVHFISALHGSGVGNLFESVQEAYECATRRVNTSMLTKIMQMAVDDHQPPLVRGRRVKLKYAHAGGYNPPIVVIHGNQVSDLADSYKRYLMNYFRRSLNVMGTPIRIQFKEGDNPFAGKRNLLTPTQMRKRKRLMSHLKKSK